The DNA sequence CTGGGATGTGTGTGTTGATTGATGTGGCACTCAAGGGGTTGTTACTTACTTCAATCCAATCTCCTTCACCCAATCCCGCATTTGCCACCAGCGGCGCGAGGTCTGAGATGCTGTTGTTGTCAAGCCCCAGCCATTCCAGACGGGTTAAATTAGATAGCGGTGCCACACTCGATATGCTGTTGTAGGAAAGATCCAGTTCTATCAGGCTGGTCAAGTTCGATAGCGGCGCCACATTCGATATGCTGTTGAAGGAAAGATCCAGCCATTCCAGACGGGTTAATCCTGACAGTGCAGACACATTCGATATGCTGTTGTCAGCAAGAGTCAGTGATCTTAGGCTGGTCAAGTTCGATAGCGGTGCTACACTCGATATGCTGTTGAAGGAAAGCTCCAGTCCTTTTAGCCTGGTCAAGTTAGATAGTGGTGCCACATTCGATATGCTGTTGACGTCAAGCCACAGCGCTTCCAGATTGGTCAAGTTCGATAGCGGTGCTACATCCGATATGCTGTTGCCGGAAAGATACAGTCGTTCCAGACGGATTAAATTAGATAGCGGCGACAGGTTGGATATCTCGTTGCTGTTCACCCACTCTCCATCCACACCCACGCCCTCTCCTTCGAGATCCAACGCTGTCAGGTTAATAGCAAACTCAAGCCCGGTTAGATCGCGAATATTCTTGTTCCGAGCAGCAAGGTGAGTTAAGGTCGCCATCTCTGCCTGCGTGATTGGCGCATCGCTCGCCTTGCCGAGACTGTCCGCAATAACCGCACGCAGGCTCGCATCTGGAATGGCAACCTGCGTTGCACCATCAGGGGGAGATACCTCTTTGCCAAAGCTGGCACTGAAGATTAGAAAATCGGAAAATCCAATTGCGCCGTCTCTGTCCAGATCATACTTTGCGTCATACCTCCCATCGCCCTGACTTGCTCCAAACAGACCTGCAAACGCCAAAAAGTCAGAGAAGCCAACCATACCATCACCATCAAAATCCGGGGATACATTAACAGATGTGATCGCCTGATCACCCGCCGCAGTGTTCGCCTCTATGGAAAAAGAAAAGCTATTTTGCGCTGGAAAAAATAGCGGATGTATCAAAAACGCGAGTGTGAATAGTGTGAATAAAATCAGGTTACGCATTGGTTTCTCTTTTCATTTAAGACTGCAATTACACAATAGTGTGAACAGATTTGCCTAACTGGTTGTTCTGGCCTTTTTTTAATAGCGCATGTTGGCATCAATCTGAGATACTTTAATTTGCTTGAATGATACTTTTTTCATAGATATAGAAAAGTTTACACAAACGTTCGCAAAGTCAATGCCAAACCTTTGTCCTAACGTTCAGAATTTGTCCCAGTTTCCATTTTTTTGATATATGGTTTTATTTTTACGCTGCACACCTTAATATTTCAGGCGCAATAGACAAGTCTATTTGACCTGTGTGATTGAAGTTTTAATAGGAAAAGCCCAACGGTTTAGAGGAGGCCGTTGGGCTTTTGTGTTTGCCGATACAGCAATCTTTGAAGGGATTTTATGGCAATTTATCTATTGTAATCAGAATTTGATGGTGGGTGTACACCTGCGACAAATAGAATCCGGCGCAAGTTTACCAGACTTCTACGGTTCAGTTGTAAAGCCTCTACAGTTGCGCGACCTGTTGGCGTAATTCCGACAATGTGAGTGAAGCCATCCGCCCATCTAAAATGATCTATCCAAAGTTGCTGTCTTGGGTGAAAGAGTGGAACGGGCTGACCATTGACGGGGTCAGGTGCCTCGACTTTGGTGTATTTGTAATTGTTACATCCCTGGCAAGCCAAAGCCAAGTTATTAAGCATATCTTTGCCACCTCGGCTAAGTGGATTAATATGCTCAATAGAGAATGGATGGGTTGCAAAACGAGCCTGGCTCTGACAGTATTCACAGCATCCCTGAGCACGATGAATAACAGCTTGTTTCAGTCTCGTGTTCACAGCTTATGTATAGGCTGGTTCTATGCCGAGTTCATCTAAAAGTTCTGTCAGAGAAATTTTTCGAATACGTGCAAGTTCGGTAAGATATTTCAGCCGTTCTGTATCGTATTTTTCAAATTGATTTGTCAGGTGAAGCAGTTCGGTGTGTTCGGATTCGGTCAGTGTTTCTGATCGTCTGCTGGCAATAAGTTCCCGATATCGATTTTGTAACGCATCGGGCATTCCCCGGTTGATATTCCGGAGCAATTCGGCTTCATTTTTCGACAATTCTGGTGCCGCGCGTCTTGCCTTGAGTGTGAGTACCTGCGCTGTCAAGTTTTCCAAATCTATTTGAGGCAATTGCTCAGCAGCTTTGACCAATTCATCAACTGTAAATGTTGCCATTATGAAACTCCGGGACGGATTTAAGTTATTATTTTTTTTACAAACTATGACGTCTATTGTATCCGCTATAAGGTCGTATTTTAAAAAAATAGAGTGATCTTTCAAGCAATATAGCCCAAATCCAAAAGGGTGTCAACAAACCGTATTGCGTACCATATTTCAATGGCAGAGAACAATCTGGGAACTTGTCGCCCTTATGGTGACCGACTGTTCGGATGCGAAGTGGTCGTTTATTCAGTCATTTTGCTCAGCGTCCGAATGCGGGCGATGATGGTCTCTACGGTTTCTTTTGCCGTAGCGAGCAACTCGAAGCGGTCTCCCACGCAGACCTCTATGCCGTGATAGCGATATCTTACGGCATAGTCGGTCAGCCAGGTCAGCTTTTCACCGGCGGGAGTGTCGTTCTCTTCGGGATGGGTTCGGATGATGGCCGATAGATCTGATAGGTCGTGGGTGTTTTTGTAGTCGGTATCAAGTGCCGAAATCCAGCCTTTTAGCGCGTTTTCAAGAGCCTGTTGGGCGTGGAAGCCGATGGCTTCCTGATCGGCGTCTGCTTCAACCAAGACATTCAGAACACGGAGTTCTCGTTCGGCATTGATGATTCGCTGTCGTATGTCGGGCCAGTTGGTCGGTTCCGGGTTGTCATAGATTATTTTTGCGCCATGTATATCGACGCCATCGCGGACAGCCTGCCCTGCGACATGATTTCGGGCACGGCGACCGTCGTGGAAAACGTCCTCGCTCAGGTGGACAAGGTCAACGCCCATGGAGTGGCCGTAAACTTCCTGGACTTTGCGGCGAGCCGCCTCACTCGTGCGCATGTATTCCTGCCGGTCTATCTGCTGGGAATCCGTGATGATGAGCAGGTCAATATCGGAATCGGGCGTAAAGTCGCCCCGGGCGCGGGACCCAAACAGGATGACGGTGTTGGGATGGACCACATCACAGACCGCACGGGCGACAGCGCAGGCTTTGGGATCGGGATGCAACTGTGTTGTCGTATCTGACATGGTATCAATTCTCTGGATCGGGATAAACCTGTCGGACAGTGTACAAGTTTAACAGAAGTTCAGTTGTACGCAATTATACAGGATTCTCAGAATCAGAGCAAGAGTCGCTATTAAAAAGATGTCCGATACATTGATCGCTTACTCTTCAACCGTCACATCGTGAAACCATTTGCTTCCGGTGGGGTGTAGCTTAAATCCTTTGACGCGGGTGCGGAATGCTGCGGTTTGGGTCGAGTGTACGAGAGGTACCCAGGGAGCGTCGTGAAAGACGATTTCTTGAGCCTTTTGATACAGGGCCGTGCGTTTTGCTTTGTCGGATTCTTTCTGGGCGGCTACCAATACTTCGTGCAAGGGGTCGCTGCGGTAAAAGGCAATGTTATTGGCCGGCATTTGGGTCGCGCTTTTGTCCAGCAGAATATAGAGGAAGTTGTCGGGGTCGCCGTTGTCTCCGGTCCAGCCCAGTAATGCCATGTCGTGTTGCCCGCGCTGGACTTTGTCCAGATATGTTCCCCATTCATAAGTGACGATTTCAGCTTCGATGCCAACTGTTTGTAGATCGGCCTGGATTGCCTGGGCGATTTTCTGGGGTTGTGGCATATAGGGACGCGGTACGGGCATGGCCCAGAGGGTGGTTTTGAATCCGTTTGGAAATCCCGCGTCGGATAGGAGTGCTCTGGCTTTTTCCGGGTCGTATTCATAGCCGGGTGTTTCTTGCCGATAGCTCCAGACCGTCGGCGGAATGGGATTGACCGCTGGAATGGCCAATCCCTGATACAGATTGTCGATCAGGGCCTGTTTGTTGATTGCATGGTTTATGGCGCGCCGCACATTGAGGTTCTGGAATGGTTCTTTGTCCATGTTCATCGCCAGATAGCCCACGTTCATCCCAGGCTGGGATAGCAATGCGAGATTTTCATCTGATTCAATTGTCGGTAAGAAGTCTGGCACGAGGTTGTCCATGCCGTCGATAGATCCCTGGGTCAGGGCGATTAGTCGGACGGAGTTTTCGGGAATGCTTCTAAAAATCAGGCGATCAATTTTGGGGGCTGGTCCCCAATAATCGGGGTTGCGTTCCAATACCACGCGGTCATCTTTGATCCATTCGACAAAACGAAATGGACCCGTGCCCACGGGATGCCGAGCAAAATCAGCTCCCCATTTTTCGACGGCAACAGGGCTGACGATGGCGCAAAAATTCATTGTCAGATTTGCGAGGAAGGGGGCGTTGGGGCGTTTCAGGTCAATGGATACGGTCATGTCGTCTATTTTGCGGACGTCTTTTACGATGTCGCTCATGGACATGCCTGCCCAGTATTGATACGCGCCTTCTACTTTGTTGAAAGGGTGATCGGGCTTGAATTGACGCGCGAGTGAAAAGACGACGGCATCGGCATTAAAGGGCGTACCGTCGTGAAAGACGACGTTTTCACGCAACTGAAATGTCCAGGTCAATCCATCTTCTGACGCTTGCCAGGAAGTGGCTAATCCGGGTGCGAGGTCGGTGCGTTCGGGGACAAATGCGACGAGTGTTTCGTAGATATTATCGCATACTTTAAACGATTCACCGTCTGTCTCCAGCGCGGGATCCAGTCCGACAGAATCGCCACCGCGCCCAAAGACGACCGTGCGCCCGGTCTGTTGTCCACAAGCGGTTATTAGCATCAATATTGCGAGAAATAGATAGCGTGCCATTGTATATTCCCCAAAAAAATGTCAGCCCTCACTATTCCGTCCTGTTGGATGGTGGATGGGGAGGGCTGACCGCTGAAAGTTGACTGCTGAAAGCTATTCTTCAAACGCCGCGTCAAATGCCACGTCTGAGGGTTCAAAGTCGATCTCATTGACAAAGGCGCAGGATTCTGTTGCACCGTGTTCGCGGTCCATGCCCGAATCTTCCCACTCGACGGAGAGCGGTCCATCGTAGCCTATGTCGTTTAATGCGCGAATAATTTCTTCGAAATCCACGCTACCGCGACCCACTGAGCGGAAATCCCAACTGCGGTCCGGGTCGCCGAAATTTGTATGCCCACCAAATATACCTGCGCGTTTGGGGTTGGGCGACAGGTAAGAGTCTTTCATGTGGACGTGATAGATCCGGTCGCTGAACTCGCGGATAAAGCCGACATAATCCACATTTTGATAGACCAGGTGGCTGGGGTCGTAATTGAAGCCAAATTCCGGTCGGTTTTCCAGTGCTTCTAATGCCCGGGCAGATGAGGCTATATCAAATGCGATTTCCGTTGGATGCACTTCGAGTGCGAATCGCACGTCGTTCTTTTGAAAGACATCCAGAATTGGGTTCCAGCGATCGGCAAAGTCGCTAAATCCCGCGTCAATCTGATCGGGTGACACCGGGGGGAAAGAATACAACAGGTGCCAGATTGAGGATCCGGTAAAGCCATTGACCACGGTCAGGCCCATGGCGTTTGCGGCTTCGGCTGTTGCTATCATTTCTTCGGCGGCGCGTTGTCGCACGCCTTCGGGATCGCCATCGCCCCATACATGGGGCGGCAATATCGCCTCGTGCCGTGCGTCGATGTTGTCGCATACGGCCTGTCCGGCCAGGTGATTGCTAATGGCGAAGCACTGCATGCCGTATTGTTCGAGTAATTCCTTTTTTTCGCGCACATAGCCGTCATTCGATGCGGCTTCGCGCACGTCCATGTGGTCGCCCCAACAGGCGAGTTCCACGCCGTCATAGCCAAAGTCTCTGGCTTTTTGCAACATGACTTCCAGTGTCAAGTCCGCCCACTGTCCGGTGAATAACGTAACTGGTCTTGCCATTTTTCACTCCTGTTTTAACTCAAATTTTTGGCACATCCTGCCAAGTTTTTGTCGCTGCCGAATCGACTACGGCTTCCAGGACGGCCTGTACCTTGGTGCCTTCGGCAAAGTCGGGGGAAAAGGTTCCATCCTGTGCAATTGCTTCAAAGAAATCCCTGAATTCATGCGTGAATGTGTGTTCCCAGCCAATGATGTGTCCCGGGGGCCACCACGCGCCCATAAAGGGTTGACTGCCTTCACCTACGATAATTTCCCGGAAGCCCTGGATGTGATCGTCGTCGTCGCGCGAATAGAATTGCAATTCGTTCATTTTTTGCAGGTTGAATGCGATGCTGCCTTTGCTTCCGTTGATTTCAAAATGGTTGTAGTTGCGCCGCCCGGCGGCAAAGCGCGTGGCTTCAAATGTGCCGAGTGCGCCGTTCTGGAACCGGGCCAAAAACATGGTGGCATCGTCAACGGTCACCTGGCCCATTTGTTCGCCGCCTTGCGCCCCCAGGCCCCCATCAACAGCTTCGAGCAGCGGGCGTTCTTTGATGAAGGTGGTATCTGCGCCGACCACGCTGTCGATGTCGCCTACGAGATGCAGGGCGAGGTCGATGATGTGCGCGTTCAGATCGCCGTGTGGTCCCGAACCGGCTTTGTCTTTTTCCAATCGCCAGACGAGTGGGAAGTCGGGGTCGATGATCCAGTCTTGCAGGTACACGGCGCGCCAGTGATAAATTTCCCCAATCCGCCCTTCGGCGATCAGTTGTCGCGCCAGAGCCACCGCGGGTACGCGGCGGTAGTTGAATGCAACCATGGTTTTTTTGTCGGTGTTTTGAGCCACGGCCAATAATTCTCTGGCTTCTGCGAGGGTGTTTGTGAGGGGTTTTTCACAGATGACGTGTTTGCCGGCTTTCAATGCGGCGAGTGCCATGGGCAGGTGCTGGTCGCCGGGTGTGCAGATGTCTATGACGTCGATGTCGTCTCGATCGACGACTTTTTCCCAGTCGGTTTCGTATTCTTCCCACTGGTATGTTTCAGCCGCATCTTTTACAGCGTCGAGGTTGCGTCCACAGATTACTTTTAGTACGGGTGTTACACCGAGTTCGGGAAAGAATGCGGGCAGTTGGCGGAATCCATTGCTGTGCGCTTTGCCCATGAATGAATATCCGATCATGCCGATGTTGAGTTCCATAGTGTCTCCTTTTTCTATAGTACATCTAAAATTTTCTCAAAAGCCGCATCAATATAGAAATCTGCTATCTCTTGTCAACGACTAATCAAAGAAATCATACCCTTCTTTCACATGCGCGCGTGCCAAATCCTCGTTAAATTCGACGCCGAGGCCCGGTTTTTCTGGGAGGACAAATTGTCCATCCTGAATTAATGGCTCGTCGCTGATTACGAGGTCCCAGCGCCATTCTATCTGGTCTGCGTGGTAGGGTAGTTCCAGGGTGTGGAGGTTTCGCACGGCTGCGCCTACATGCGCGGATGCTACCATGCCCAGCGGCGATACGATGTTGTGGAACGCGGCGGGCATGTAGTATAGGTCTGCCAGATCTGCGATTTTTTTGCCTTCCAGCATGCCGCCGGTCGCTGAGATATCGATGTGTAGCATGTCGCATGCCTGGTTCTCGATTAGTCTGCGAAATCCGTCTCTGCGGTGGACCCATTCGCCCGTGCAGATCGGTATGGATGTCGAAGCCGTTACTTTGCCCATGGCGTCGATATTTTCCGGGGGTACGGGGTCTTCGAGGAACATCAGGTTGAATTTTTCCAGGCGCTGGGCGAGTAAGAGTACGTCGCGCACATTGTATTTTCCGTGGCAATCAATGCACAGGTCGATGTCGTATCCGACGGCGTCGCGGACTGCGGATACCATGGCTTCCATTTTGTCCAATTCGGCGAGTGATAGCCCGCGATCTACGGGGTCGTGTTGCAATTCGTTTGCGGATCCGTCGATGTCGAATTTGATGGACTGAAATCCATCTGCCACGCCCTCTTTGGCGCGCTCGGCCCATGTTTCGGGGGTGTTTTGTCGATTTCGTCCTCTGCCCACATCGGCGTACATCCGCAGTCGATCTCGATATTTTCCGCCGAGTAATTGATAGATGGGCACGCCAATGGCTTTGCCCGCAACATCCCAGAGAGCTGTTTCCACGCCGCCGATTGCGCCGAGGAGTATCCCGGCGGTAGATTGTCCGGTGTTGCGGTCGAGCATTCGGGTGTAGAGTGGCTCGACATTCAGGGGATTTTGCCCGATTAACATGGGGCGCAAGCATTTTGTCACGGCATCGGTTATGCCTTCACCCGGATGCCCTTCGCCCACGCCCGATATGCCGGCATCGGTTTCTACTTTTACGTAGTTCCAATCTTTGTAGCCCTTCAATGTTGTCGCTTTGACGTCGGTAATTTTCATGGCTTGCCTCTTTTGTTGGAGTATCTAAAAATATCCCCGATTCAATGGCGAATCGGGGGCGCGATTGATGCGTAATCCTGTGAGATCAGTTTAATCGCGCACGTCCGGCGGCTGGGGTTGGGAGTTAAACCCGTAGATGCGCTTCATTTCCGGTGTGGCTCGATCCACTACTTCGGGTTTGAGGTAGTGTACAAAATCGAACATGGGCTTTAGAAATGATCGGCAGCAGAAGCAGATCAGGCACACGCGGGCGTCATCTGTGCGGTTGGCTCCTGTGGCGTGCCATATTGCGCCGTTGAACAAGAATACTGAGCCCTTTGGGGCAGATAGCCGCATTTCGTCGGGATGGCATAGGGCATGTGGATGGTCTATTGGCGGGGGCTTTTTTAAGAACCGATGGCTGCCGGGTACAAAGCGCGTGCCCCCGTTTTCCGGGGTAAAATCGTTCAGGAGCCACAGGGTGTTGACAAACATTGGAAATGAGGGCAGTGGTTCTGGCATTTTGCTAAGGGCATTATCGACGTGAAATGCATTGTCTTCGGCGTCCGGATAAATCACGTTTGATGTGAGTGTGCTGAGGGTATAATCTTCGCCGAGCATATATTCAAAGTAGGGCACGACTTTGGGATGTGCCACCAGCTTTTCAAATGGTTTCCCCTTGTTCACCAGCCACCGCACATGCTGGCCCCTGCCACTGGTATGTACCCGTCCTGAGCCGTCCCCACGCTCTTGTTCCGCGAGGCGCAATAGTAGCGCGCGGTAGTGCGATATCTCGGCTTCAGAGAGTACATCGGGGATGATGACATAGCCCTGTTCATCCAATTGTTGTCGATGTGCTGGTGAGATTTTCATCGCGTGCTCCTACAATCCGTAATAGTCGTTGATTTCTTTCTGATATCCATCCACCTCGCCTTTTAACATTTCGTCTAAGGTGACGGCGCGTCCGAGCAAGCCCGATTCGAGAATCGCATAGCTCAATGCCAGGTCGATAGTGCCTTCTTCGCCGCTCATCTGGACGGGGTTGCCGTTTGCGATGGCCTGTAGCCAGTTCAGGTTCTCAAGCGCAAATGCGTCGGTAATTCCGCGCGGCATGACTTCGTCCAGGTGCGATGGATCGGCTTCGCGTTGAAATCGGTCTTCCACATTTTCCGATGTGCCGTCTTCGCCAAATAATTGGCCGTCTGAAATCGCTCCTTTGCTGCCCCAAATATTCGTGCCACCCGGTACACCGACCTGTGTTCCCCGCGCACTTCTCGAGACGGCTATGTGTCCGATGCCGCCGTTTTCAAATTCAAAGTTGGCAAAAAAAGCATCATCTACTTGATTTTCGATTTGATCGACTACGGCGCTATCGTCGTCGGACATCAAGACGCGCACCGATTCGAGCGTTCGCCACAGGGCTTGAACGGATTTTACCGGTCCACAAATTGTGCGGACGCCGTTAAAAAGGTGGACGCCCAGATCGATGGCAACGCCCCCGCCCGCGCCCAGTTTGCTCTGGCGCCAGGGCGTTCGTGCGGCCACAAGGTCTGGACGCGAATTGCGAAATCCGATGACGCCGCGATAGAGCATTTGTACATCGCCAATCAGGCCCTTTTCTACAGCCCATTGGCTGGCCCAGGTAGAGGGATTGAAATTCACATTTTCGTCTATGCTCAAAATTTGTCCGGTTTCGTCGGCGACTTCGCACATTTTCTGAGCCGCTTTGACTGAAATTGCCATTGGTTTTTCGACCGAGACGTGTTTGCCTGCTCTCATGGCGTCGATGGCGATGCTGTGGTGGTTGTCGTGTCCGGTCAGAATGATCACTGCGTCGATTTTGCCCTGTTCCAACATTTCGTTGTAGTTGGTGTACACTTCTGCATCGCTATCGGGATGCAGGTCGCTGATAAATGCATGCGGTGCATTGAGCGGATCCCCGGGCGCGTCAACAGGTGCGGGACGAGGACCGGGCCCCTCGCCTCGCTTTCGGAAGCGGTGGGCGTCTTCTTCTTTGCGCGCGCACAAAGCCGTGATTTGAAATAGATCGCCAAAACCGTTTTCTTGGAGGATTTTATAGCCACGCAAATGGGCGTTTAGTATTCGCGCACAACCGATGATGCCGATTCGCACTTTCATGGTGATATTCCTTTTTAAAAATCAACGAATCAACGAAGGAGTTCGTAGTGGTTTTGGGTAGTGAGGTGGGGTTCGTCTATTCGTTTATTCGTCTATTCGTCTCTCAGAGTTGCCACACGACCAGTAATTGCACGACGTTGTCGGTGGCGGTGGTGCCGAGTTTGTTCCACCAGTACTGGTATTCGATGCCGACGAAGAGCGTGTTGCCCTCGCCGTTTATTGCCTTGCTCAAGTCCCATGTGAGTTGTGGTTGCGCGAGGATCCAGCTTTTGACTTCGTTGCCAAATTCGTTGGTCTGGGAGCCGACGTATTCCGCGTGACCGAAGAATCCGAAGGACTGACCGCCGGTTCCAAAGGCTGCTCCCCAATTGATGTCGAATAGAAAGCTGTTGCTCGTTGTGGGCGCGCCGCCGTGCGCTGTGCCGCTGCTGGCGTCGATCAGAGCGGTCAGGTCGGTGTTGACAAAGAAGAAGCCCGGTACGTTCCACGAAGCCCGGACGCCGGGCAGGTATTTGAGGACATTGGCATCGGAATCGGCATTGAATCCAGCGATTATGGAAATATCTCTGATGGGGCCGATGCTGATCTCCGTGTTCGTCAGTTTGCCAATGCTGAGGGTTGGATACCATTCTCCGTAGATACTTTTGTCGTTGAAGCCGTCCGGAACGCCATCTTCCAAAAAGTCGATGAAAAAGAAACTGTCGCCATATCGCCACTGCGCTGCCTGTTGTACGGTGAGAATAGAGGTGTATTCCGCGGCTCCGGAAAACGGGTTTGTGAGTTTGCCGTATTGAAATTGGAATGAGGTTTGGGCGATTGCCGCGGCCGGCTGCAGGAGGATGAAAGCGATCAGTGCGAGCAGGCCGGGGTACTGTTGTTTCCGCATCTTCTAATTCCTTTTTACCAATTTGTGTAAGATCCGTCTTCGCGGCGGAAACCCGAGCCTGTAGAGGGTTCGGGAGGGGATGCGTCTGCAAGCGCGTCTTCGTTAAATTCAATGCCCAATCCCGGTCCTTCGGGGACGAGCAGATGGCCGTTTGCGTAGGGCATTTGTTTGGGGAAGACATCTGTCAAGGTGGTCATAGGAGGTCTGGGCAATTCCTGTACGCCGACGAGAGAAGACGATAGACACAGGTGCAAACACGCGGCTGTTGACANNNNNNNNNNNNNNNNNNNNNNNNNNNNNNNNNNNNNNNNNNNNNNNNNNNNNNNNNNNNNNNNNNNNNNNNNNNNNNNNNNNNNNNNNNNNNNNNNNNNNNNNNNNNNNNNNNNNNNNNNNNNNNNNNNNNNNNNNNNNNNNNNNNNNNNNNNNNNNNNNNNNNNNNNNNNNNNNNCTAAGGGCAGATGCGTATTTTGTCGCACGAGGCGCAGGCTCTGCGTGCTTTCACTTCGCAATGGGTCTTCAATAAAAAATGGGCGATAGGGTTCCACGCCTTTGCAATATGCAATGACCCAGGTGGGATCCAGTCGCGTGTGAACATCGACGCAGATTTCGAATTCATCGCCACAGGCTTCGCGCACGGCTTTTACCTGTTCAATGCCATAACGCACGGCGCGCGAAGGTTCAAATACATTGGGACCTGTGGGATCGCTCATGCTCCATCGGGCAAATTTCCAGCCTTCTTCCTGTCGTTGCACACAATTTTCGACCAGGCGGTCGATATTGTACTTATCGCCAACATGCGGATAACACGCCACTTTGTCGCGGGTTCTTCCACCCAGGAGTTCATAGACGGGTACGCCCAGGGCTTTGCCTTTGATATCCCAGAGCGCGATGTCAACGGCGCTCACTGCCGCTGACTGTACCACGCCGCCCGGGAAAAATCCGCCGCGAAACATGACCTGCCACAAATGTTCAATTCGAAAGGGGTCTTGCCCGATAACGTCTGGAGAAAACGAGCGGATCACTTCGGCAATCGCGGTTCCGCGATGTATTACGCCCGCTTCTCCCAGGCCGTAAATGCCTTCGTCTGTTTCGACTTTGACGAAAAAATTTCCCGTTGTGGGCGCAATGAATGTTTTTAATGCGGTGATTTTCATGATGTTCCTCCTGATTCACCCAATCCATCCCGCTGTGCCAATCTCATCTGCGATGGGCAAGGCGCGAGATAGTTCTTCGTATGTGAGCGGTGGCATGTCTGATGTCGCTGTGTTGTCTTCAACTTGTTGTCGGTTTTTTGCGCCGGCAATGACACAGGATACGCCGGGGTGATCCAATACAAATCGCAGGGCTGCCTGTGCCATGGTTCGTTGCTCTGTTTGTAAAAACAAAAGTTCGGGTAGTTTTTTTAATCCCTCTTGCACTGCAGGACGTTGAAATCGTTCGTAACGCAAATCGTTTTGTGGTATTTTCTCGGCATTCTGTCCAAAGTATTTTCCGGTTAATTGGCCTTTTGCAAGGGGTACGCGGATGA is a window from the Gemmatimonadota bacterium genome containing:
- a CDS encoding mandelate racemase/muconate lactonizing enzyme family protein, with protein sequence MKITDVKATTLKGYKDWNYVKVETDAGISGVGEGHPGEGITDAVTKCLRPMLIGQNPLNVEPLYTRMLDRNTGQSTAGILLGAIGGVETALWDVAGKAIGVPIYQLLGGKYRDRLRMYADVGRGRNRQNTPETWAERAKEGVADGFQSIKFDIDGSANELQHDPVDRGLSLAELDKMEAMVSAVRDAVGYDIDLCIDCHGKYNVRDVLLLAQRLEKFNLMFLEDPVPPENIDAMGKVTASTSIPICTGEWVHRRDGFRRLIENQACDMLHIDISATGGMLEGKKIADLADLYYMPAAFHNIVSPLGMVASAHVGAAVRNLHTLELPYHADQIEWRWDLVISDEPLIQDGQFVLPEKPGLGVEFNEDLARAHVKEGYDFFD
- a CDS encoding phytanoyl-CoA dioxygenase family protein, with protein sequence MKISPAHRQQLDEQGYVIIPDVLSEAEISHYRALLLRLAEQERGDGSGRVHTSGRGQHVRWLVNKGKPFEKLVAHPKVVPYFEYMLGEDYTLSTLTSNVIYPDAEDNAFHVDNALSKMPEPLPSFPMFVNTLWLLNDFTPENGGTRFVPGSHRFLKKPPPIDHPHALCHPDEMRLSAPKGSVFLFNGAIWHATGANRTDDARVCLICFCCRSFLKPMFDFVHYLKPEVVDRATPEMKRIYGFNSQPQPPDVRD
- a CDS encoding Gfo/Idh/MocA family oxidoreductase translates to MKVRIGIIGCARILNAHLRGYKILQENGFGDLFQITALCARKEEDAHRFRKRGEGPGPRPAPVDAPGDPLNAPHAFISDLHPDSDAEVYTNYNEMLEQGKIDAVIILTGHDNHHSIAIDAMRAGKHVSVEKPMAISVKAAQKMCEVADETGQILSIDENVNFNPSTWASQWAVEKGLIGDVQMLYRGVIGFRNSRPDLVAARTPWRQSKLGAGGGVAIDLGVHLFNGVRTICGPVKSVQALWRTLESVRVLMSDDDSAVVDQIENQVDDAFFANFEFENGGIGHIAVSRSARGTQVGVPGGTNIWGSKGAISDGQLFGEDGTSENVEDRFQREADPSHLDEVMPRGITDAFALENLNWLQAIANGNPVQMSGEEGTIDLALSYAILESGLLGRAVTLDEMLKGEVDGYQKEINDYYGL
- a CDS encoding nucleoside-binding protein; translated protein: MRKQQYPGLLALIAFILLQPAAAIAQTSFQFQYGKLTNPFSGAAEYTSILTVQQAAQWRYGDSFFFIDFLEDGVPDGFNDKSIYGEWYPTLSIGKLTNTEISIGPIRDISIIAGFNADSDANVLKYLPGVRASWNVPGFFFVNTDLTALIDASSGTAHGGAPTTSNSFLFDINWGAAFGTGGQSFGFFGHAEYVGSQTNEFGNEVKSWILAQPQLTWDLSKAINGEGNTLFVGIEYQYWWNKLGTTATDNVVQLLVVWQL
- a CDS encoding mandelate racemase/muconate lactonizing enzyme family protein gives rise to the protein MKITALKTFIAPTTGNFFVKVETDEGIYGLGEAGVIHRGTAIAEVIRSFSPDVIGQDPFRIEHLWQVMFRGGFFPGGVVQSAAVSAVDIALWDIKGKALGVPVYELLGGRTRDKVACYPHVGDKYNIDRLVENCVQRQEEGWKFARWSMSDPTGPNVFEPSRAVRYGIEQVKAVREACGDEFEICVDVHTRLDPTWVIAYCKGVEPYRPFFIEDPLRSESTQSLRLVRQNTHLPL